The following proteins are encoded in a genomic region of Pelodictyon phaeoclathratiforme BU-1:
- the nadS gene encoding NadS family protein codes for MDNVFESIKKGLEEAVDYSQGKKVTVRVFHPEPVNVKSIRQETRLTQDEFAAAFGINVATLRHWERGDRKPHGPALVLLNLVKKAPDTVLQVLNS; via the coding sequence ATGGATAACGTATTTGAGAGTATAAAAAAAGGATTGGAAGAGGCTGTTGATTATTCGCAGGGGAAAAAGGTCACGGTCAGGGTTTTTCATCCCGAACCTGTAAACGTAAAAAGTATCCGGCAGGAAACACGCCTGACGCAGGATGAGTTTGCCGCCGCCTTCGGCATTAATGTCGCCACGCTAAGGCATTGGGAACGGGGTGACCGCAAACCGCACGGCCCGGCACTGGTACTGCTGAATCTTGTTAAAAAAGCTCCTGACACGGTATTGCAGGTGTTGAACAGTTGA
- a CDS encoding DUF2281 domain-containing protein, which translates to MTTAEKIYKAVKELPEPMLHEVLDFAEFLKQKNKTKSSLAKTASDMDSYFANPKVIEAIERGRKEIKEGRVTIITDPNNIWESIL; encoded by the coding sequence ATGACAACAGCAGAGAAAATATACAAGGCGGTTAAAGAGCTTCCGGAACCAATGCTTCATGAGGTCTTGGATTTTGCGGAATTTTTAAAGCAGAAAAACAAGACAAAATCATCACTGGCAAAAACAGCAAGCGATATGGACAGCTATTTTGCCAATCCAAAGGTCATCGAAGCAATTGAGCGTGGCAGAAAAGAGATCAAGGAAGGGAGAGTCACAATAATAACTGATCCCAACAACATATGGGAGAGTATTCTGTAG
- a CDS encoding Txe/YoeB family addiction module toxin: MALHPKTGTGKPEALKGSLSGCWSRRVNKQHRIVYEITESMVTVFVISARVIMATPDRNMFIP, from the coding sequence TTGGCTCTTCACCCGAAAACAGGCACTGGTAAACCAGAAGCATTGAAGGGAAGTTTGTCGGGTTGCTGGTCGAGAAGAGTAAACAAACAGCATCGGATTGTGTACGAAATCACTGAAAGTATGGTAACGGTTTTTGTGATCTCGGCTCGCGTCATTATGGCGACTCCTGACCGCAACATGTTTATTCCATGA
- a CDS encoding chlorophyllide a reductase iron protein subunit X, which yields MAARTIAIYGKGGIGKSFTTTNLSATFALMNQRVLQLGCDPKHDSTTSLFGGISLPTVTDIFAEKNAQNEQLSISDIVFRRDVPDFPQPIYGIELGGPQVGRGCGGRGIISGFDVLEKLGIFKWDIDIILMDFLGDVVCGGFATPLARSLSEEVILVTNNDRQSIFTANNICQANNYFRTIGGQSRLLGLIINRDDGSGVAERYAEAAGITVLMKVPYNADARDKDDSFDFAIRLPEIREKFHKLAQDIVADRITPCEAVGLDFMGFVRLFGEVSNDAPQPATADELFGRKASDSGNQTVAAKSSLESDDLKMARCIEKLTPEQQEVYRMVELEKRAIGEIAELTQREESAIRELLASARKELTRLFFEN from the coding sequence ATGGCAGCAAGAACCATAGCGATATACGGTAAAGGCGGTATAGGCAAAAGCTTTACAACCACAAACCTCAGTGCCACCTTTGCCCTGATGAACCAGCGGGTGCTCCAGCTCGGCTGCGACCCCAAGCACGACTCAACCACCTCCCTCTTCGGAGGCATCTCGCTGCCCACCGTAACTGACATCTTCGCCGAAAAAAACGCACAGAACGAGCAGCTCTCCATCAGCGATATCGTCTTCCGCCGCGACGTTCCGGACTTTCCCCAACCCATTTACGGCATCGAACTTGGCGGCCCCCAGGTTGGCCGGGGATGCGGCGGCAGGGGCATCATCTCAGGATTTGACGTGCTCGAAAAACTCGGAATCTTCAAGTGGGATATCGACATCATCCTGATGGACTTTCTTGGCGACGTCGTCTGCGGAGGATTTGCCACTCCCCTCGCCCGCTCACTCAGTGAAGAGGTCATTCTGGTCACCAACAACGACCGGCAATCCATCTTTACCGCCAACAACATCTGCCAGGCCAACAACTACTTCAGAACCATCGGCGGACAATCGCGCCTGCTCGGCCTCATCATCAACCGCGATGACGGCAGCGGCGTTGCCGAACGATATGCCGAGGCCGCAGGCATCACGGTACTCATGAAAGTGCCCTACAACGCCGACGCCCGCGACAAAGACGACAGCTTCGACTTCGCCATCCGCCTGCCCGAAATCCGGGAAAAATTTCACAAGCTCGCGCAGGACATTGTTGCCGACCGCATCACCCCCTGCGAAGCCGTCGGCCTCGACTTCATGGGCTTTGTCCGCCTCTTCGGCGAGGTCAGTAATGATGCGCCGCAACCGGCAACCGCTGATGAGCTTTTCGGGAGAAAGGCAAGCGATTCCGGCAATCAAACCGTTGCGGCAAAAAGCTCCCTCGAAAGTGACGACCTGAAAATGGCGCGTTGCATAGAAAAGCTCACCCCGGAACAGCAGGAGGTCTACCGGATGGTGGAGCTGGAAAAGAGAGCTATCGGCGAGATTGCCGAACTGACACAGCGCGAGGAGTCAGCGATTCGGGAGTTGCTTGCAAGTGCGCGGAAAGAGCTGACAAGGCTTTTCTTCGAGAACTAA
- the bchC gene encoding chlorophyll synthesis pathway protein BchC has translation MKAKAIVFSGVRQIELCEVTLKSLSSTDVLVETWWSSISTGTEKMAYNGLIPSWPFIFPFIPGYETVGKIIQAGDHVNQSLIGKFAYVAGSFGYEGVNAAFGGASEYIACPVESITVLDNIENPKCGIALPLGATALHIVDLAQVENKKVLVLGQGAVGILAAELAKLMGAKLVAATEPNKKRLQLSSADLKVNPETEDVAAALAGHEFDVLIDSTGIMSAIDTGLRFLKFQGTVIFGGYYQRINIDYSQAFQKELSFIAAKQWAKGDLERVRELIAQQKLNAARIFTHQHTVEEDITEAYLQAFTNPDCMKMILLWKTGTQQEEAGCPITAKS, from the coding sequence ATGAAAGCAAAAGCCATTGTCTTCAGCGGTGTACGCCAGATTGAACTCTGTGAGGTGACCCTGAAATCCCTCTCTTCCACTGATGTGCTGGTTGAAACATGGTGGTCGTCAATCAGCACCGGCACGGAAAAAATGGCCTATAATGGCCTGATTCCCTCCTGGCCCTTCATCTTTCCCTTTATTCCGGGATATGAAACGGTCGGAAAAATTATTCAGGCGGGCGACCATGTCAACCAAAGTCTGATCGGAAAATTCGCCTATGTAGCCGGCTCATTCGGCTATGAAGGAGTCAATGCTGCTTTCGGTGGAGCTTCGGAATATATCGCCTGCCCGGTCGAGAGCATAACCGTACTCGACAACATCGAAAATCCAAAGTGCGGCATCGCCCTCCCGCTTGGCGCAACCGCCCTGCACATTGTTGACCTGGCTCAGGTTGAAAACAAAAAGGTGCTGGTACTTGGTCAGGGAGCGGTAGGCATTCTTGCCGCTGAACTGGCAAAGCTTATGGGTGCCAAACTGGTGGCGGCAACCGAACCCAACAAAAAGAGGTTGCAGCTCTCATCGGCTGACCTGAAAGTTAATCCTGAAACAGAAGATGTTGCCGCTGCCCTTGCCGGACATGAGTTCGACGTTCTGATCGACAGTACCGGCATCATGAGCGCCATCGATACCGGCCTCCGCTTTCTGAAGTTTCAGGGAACCGTGATCTTTGGAGGCTATTACCAGCGAATCAACATCGACTACTCACAGGCCTTTCAGAAAGAGCTCTCCTTCATTGCTGCCAAACAGTGGGCCAAAGGCGATCTTGAGCGGGTACGAGAGCTGATTGCTCAGCAAAAACTCAATGCGGCAAGAATTTTCACCCATCAACATACCGTTGAAGAGGATATCACGGAAGCCTATCTGCAGGCATTCACCAATCCTGACTGCATGAAAATGATTCTGCTCTGGAAAACCGGAACACAACAGGAGGAGGCAGGATGCCCAATCACCGCAAAATCATAA
- the bchF gene encoding 2-vinyl bacteriochlorophyllide hydratase — MPRYTPEQLERRNASVWTKVQGILAPIQFVMFLAGLTVTWLYQSHNGIDNFAWITFFVTLKTLMLVLIFVTGGFFELEVFGQFAFVHEFFWEDFGSAIAMVVHLSYFILFFMGLDESTLIWTALLAYLSYLVNAAQFVIRLLLEKHNEKKLKQRQAA; from the coding sequence ATGCCTCGTTACACACCTGAACAACTGGAACGAAGAAATGCATCCGTCTGGACAAAAGTACAGGGAATCCTTGCACCTATCCAGTTCGTCATGTTTCTTGCCGGCCTTACGGTCACCTGGCTCTACCAATCCCACAACGGGATCGACAACTTCGCATGGATCACCTTTTTTGTCACCCTGAAAACCCTCATGCTTGTCCTGATTTTTGTGACAGGAGGTTTTTTTGAGCTGGAGGTTTTTGGCCAATTTGCCTTTGTTCATGAATTCTTCTGGGAGGATTTCGGCAGCGCCATCGCCATGGTGGTGCATCTGTCCTACTTTATCCTCTTCTTTATGGGGCTCGATGAAAGCACGCTTATCTGGACTGCGCTGCTTGCCTATCTCAGTTATCTTGTCAATGCGGCACAATTTGTCATCCGTCTGCTTCTTGAAAAGCACAACGAAAAAAAGCTCAAACAGCGCCAGGCTGCCTGA